Genomic segment of Halopelagius inordinatus:
TCGTACTCGCTCGACTCCGCGTAGACGCGGACTTTCGGTTCGGTCCCCGAGGGGCGGACCAACACCCACGCGTCGCCGTAGTCGAGGCGGTAGCCGTCCGTGGTGTTCGGCGTCGCAGCCGAGTTCTCGGCGTACTCGCGGGCGGCGTCGAGCATCGCCTCTAACTCCGCTTCCGAGTCGTACTCGATGTTCACCCGGACGTTGTGGTAGTCGGCGTACGGCGCGGCCAGTTCGCTCGCGGGGCGGTCGGCGACGAGTTCGAGGAACTTCGCGCCGACGAACGCGCCGTCGCGGACGAGACGGAAGTTCGGGAAGAATATCCCCCCGTTGCCCTCGCCCGCGATGGGGACGGACTCCCCTCGCGCCCACAGTTCGCGGATGCGCGTGATGATGTTCGTCGCGCCGATGGGCGTCAGTTCGAGGTCGGCGCCCACGTCGTCGCAGACGTCCACGAGTCGTTGCGAGACGTTGACGGCGGCCACCGTGGTGTCGCCCGGAGAGAGGTTCGCGGCCGCGAGTGCCGCGAGCGACGACTCGCCGGGGATGAACTCGCCGTCCTCGTCGACGAAGACGGCCCTGTCGGCGTCGCCGTCGTGGGCGACGCCGACGTCGGCGTCCGCGGCCTTCACGAGACGGCAGAGGTCTTCGAGTTCGCTCCCGACCGGTTCGGAGTTGCGTCCGGGGAACGTCCCGTCGGGCGTGGCGTTGACCGTGACGACGTCACAGCCGAGTTCGCGGAAGAACTGGGGACTCGTGAGTGCGCCCGCGCCGTGACCCGGGTCGAGGGCGACGGTCAGGTTCGCGTCGGCTATCTTCTCTCGGTCCACCGCAGAGAGCAGGTTCTCGACGTAGTCTCGGTTCGCCGATTCGACGTTTCGGACGCGGCCGACGTCGTCCCACGTCGCC
This window contains:
- the glmM gene encoding phosphoglucosamine mutase; translation: MKLFGSSGTRGVVGDGLSPEFVLRVAKAAGTVWDTDRVVVARDTRTTGEMLSNAAESGLASVGVNVDRLGVTPTPGVVRYCEVEAVPALVITASHNPPEYNGVKLVGSDGVELSISELERIEDHILSEQFATATWDDVGRVRNVESANRDYVENLLSAVDREKIADANLTVALDPGHGAGALTSPQFFRELGCDVVTVNATPDGTFPGRNSEPVGSELEDLCRLVKAADADVGVAHDGDADRAVFVDEDGEFIPGESSLAALAAANLSPGDTTVAAVNVSQRLVDVCDDVGADLELTPIGATNIITRIRELWARGESVPIAGEGNGGIFFPNFRLVRDGAFVGAKFLELVADRPASELAAPYADYHNVRVNIEYDSEAELEAMLDAAREYAENSAATPNTTDGYRLDYGDAWVLVRPSGTEPKVRVYAESSEYERAQELADGAESALRVALDSLN